One Cupriavidus necator genomic region harbors:
- the ubiU gene encoding ubiquinone anaerobic biosynthesis protein UbiU: MKFSSPESPAEPQPPRRPQLVAPAGSLAALRMALQHGADAVYLGLRDATNARNFGGLNFTEADIRTGVAEAHARGAEVLFAINTFAQMGAVGQWHRAVDAAADLGADAVIMADAGLMGYASQRHPDLRLHLSVQGSATHADAIELMRERFNIRRVVLPRVLSLAQIGKLARQTSVELEVFGFGSLCVMAEGRCLLSSYATGDSPNNKGVCSPAHAVRWTEQDGTLHARLSGILIDSYAPGEPAGYPTLCKGRFEVEGERGYVLEEPTSLNALSLLPSLIDMGIAAIKIEGRQRSPRYVGDVVGVLRAAIDAACADPARFAPRQEWQSTLGRHAEGDQVTQGAYDRPWR, encoded by the coding sequence ATGAAGTTCTCTTCTCCCGAATCGCCGGCCGAGCCGCAACCGCCGCGCCGCCCGCAACTGGTAGCGCCGGCTGGCTCGCTGGCCGCCTTGCGCATGGCGCTGCAGCACGGCGCCGACGCCGTCTACCTGGGGCTGCGCGACGCCACCAATGCGCGCAACTTCGGCGGACTGAATTTCACCGAGGCCGACATCCGCACCGGCGTGGCCGAAGCCCATGCGCGCGGCGCCGAGGTGCTGTTCGCCATCAACACCTTTGCGCAGATGGGCGCGGTCGGGCAATGGCACCGGGCGGTGGACGCCGCCGCGGACCTGGGTGCCGATGCAGTGATCATGGCCGATGCCGGGCTGATGGGCTACGCCAGCCAGCGCCACCCCGACCTGCGCCTGCATTTGTCCGTGCAGGGCTCGGCCACCCATGCCGATGCCATCGAACTGATGCGCGAACGCTTCAATATCCGCCGCGTGGTGCTGCCGCGCGTGCTGTCGCTGGCGCAGATCGGCAAGCTGGCGCGCCAGACCAGCGTGGAGCTGGAGGTCTTCGGCTTTGGCAGCCTGTGCGTGATGGCCGAGGGGCGTTGCCTGCTGTCGTCCTACGCCACCGGCGATTCGCCCAACAACAAGGGCGTTTGCTCGCCCGCGCACGCGGTGCGCTGGACCGAGCAGGACGGCACCCTGCACGCCAGGCTGTCGGGCATCCTGATCGACAGCTACGCGCCCGGCGAGCCGGCCGGCTACCCCACGCTGTGCAAGGGGCGCTTCGAAGTGGAAGGCGAACGCGGCTATGTGCTGGAGGAGCCGACCAGTCTCAATGCGCTGTCGCTGCTGCCGTCGCTGATCGACATGGGCATCGCCGCCATCAAGATCGAAGGCCGCCAGCGCAGCCCCCGCTATGTGGGCGATGTCGTGGGCGTGCTGCGTGCCGCCATCGACGCTGCGTGCGCCGATCCGGCTCGCTTTGCGCCGCGCCAGGAATGGCAGAGCACGCTGGGCCGCCACGCCGAAGGCGACCAGGTCACGCAAGGCGCCTACGACCGCCCGTGGCGCTGA
- a CDS encoding NAD(P)H-dependent flavin oxidoreductase, whose protein sequence is MKEHWLKLAGRRLVPVVQGGMGIGISAHRLAGTVAGLNGMGTIASIDLRHHHPDLLAQTRGTRDKPRIEAANLVALDREIKAARALSGGRGMIAVNVMKAVGSHAALVRQSCESGADAIVMGAGLPLDLPELTANYPKVALIPILSESRGIGLVLRKWMKKGRLPDAIVIEHPNHAGGHLGAPAIQELGEARFSFSRVLAECRELFASLGLAWESIPLILAGGIDSHAKVRHWIGQGAAAVQLGTAFAVTEECDAHPAFKQVLATARPESLREFTSVAGLPARAVLTPWLSRYLSSEAKLQRRAKVRECLEGFDCLQSCGLRDGIARIGQFCIDLKLSQAVRGDVERGLFFRGKGALPFGEAIRPVAELMHYLLTGEKPAALAATSAPAMAA, encoded by the coding sequence ATGAAAGAACATTGGCTGAAGCTAGCCGGGCGCCGGCTGGTGCCGGTCGTACAGGGCGGCATGGGCATCGGCATCTCCGCGCACCGGCTCGCCGGCACGGTCGCCGGCCTGAACGGCATGGGCACCATCGCCAGCATCGACCTGCGCCATCATCATCCGGACCTGCTCGCGCAGACGCGCGGCACGCGCGACAAGCCGCGCATCGAAGCGGCCAACCTAGTTGCCCTGGACCGCGAGATCAAGGCCGCGCGCGCGCTGTCGGGCGGCCGCGGCATGATCGCGGTCAACGTGATGAAGGCAGTCGGCTCGCATGCGGCACTGGTGCGGCAGTCCTGCGAAAGCGGTGCGGATGCGATCGTGATGGGCGCGGGGCTGCCGCTCGACCTGCCCGAACTCACCGCGAACTATCCTAAGGTTGCCCTGATTCCCATCCTGTCTGAATCGCGCGGCATCGGGCTGGTGCTGCGCAAATGGATGAAGAAGGGCCGGCTGCCTGACGCCATCGTGATCGAGCATCCCAACCACGCGGGCGGCCACCTGGGCGCGCCGGCCATCCAGGAACTCGGCGAAGCGCGCTTCTCTTTCTCGCGCGTGCTCGCCGAATGCCGCGAGCTGTTCGCCTCACTGGGCCTGGCTTGGGAAAGCATTCCGCTGATCCTGGCCGGCGGCATCGACAGCCACGCCAAGGTCCGCCACTGGATCGGCCAGGGCGCCGCCGCCGTGCAGCTGGGCACGGCGTTCGCGGTGACCGAGGAATGCGATGCGCACCCCGCGTTCAAGCAGGTGCTGGCCACCGCACGCCCGGAATCGTTGCGCGAGTTCACCAGCGTGGCCGGCCTGCCGGCGCGCGCAGTGCTCACGCCCTGGCTCAGCCGTTACCTGTCGAGCGAAGCCAAATTGCAGCGCCGTGCCAAGGTACGCGAGTGCCTGGAAGGCTTCGACTGCCTGCAGTCGTGCGGCCTGCGCGACGGCATCGCCCGCATTGGCCAGTTCTGCATCGACCTCAAGCTGTCGCAAGCGGTGCGCGGCGACGTGGAGCGCGGCCTGTTCTTCCGCGGCAAGGGCGCGCTGCCGTTCGGCGAGGCGATCCGGCCCGTGGCGGAACTGATGCATTACCTGCTCACCGGCGAGAAGCCTGCCGCGCTGGCGGCAACGTCGGCGCCGGCCATGGCGGCCTGA
- a CDS encoding putative zinc-binding protein, which yields MSKSDTTSLPLVYACSGCSSVAQLANTVAVRLDRGGLAEMSCISGVGGGVPALTRVARSGRPILALDGCPLACVKACLASAGVAPAQHLVLNRLGATKRQHGECSEAEAGAVWAAVTLALSAIKDAPPQLADKSAALVKANGTLRHRLQ from the coding sequence ATGTCCAAGTCTGACACCACATCCTTACCCCTCGTCTACGCCTGCTCCGGCTGCTCCAGCGTAGCGCAACTCGCCAACACCGTCGCAGTACGGCTGGATCGCGGCGGGTTGGCCGAGATGTCGTGCATCAGCGGGGTAGGCGGCGGCGTTCCCGCGCTCACCAGGGTGGCCCGCTCGGGCCGCCCGATCCTGGCGCTGGACGGCTGCCCGCTCGCCTGCGTGAAAGCCTGCCTGGCCAGCGCGGGTGTTGCGCCCGCTCAGCATCTGGTGCTCAACCGCCTAGGCGCCACTAAGCGACAGCATGGCGAATGCAGTGAAGCGGAGGCTGGCGCTGTCTGGGCGGCGGTAACTCTGGCACTGTCCGCCATCAAAGATGCGCCGCCGCAGCTTGCTGACAAATCGGCGGCATTGGTCAAAGCCAACGGGACACTCCGGCACCGATTGCAGTGA
- a CDS encoding SDR family oxidoreductase, giving the protein MGILSGKRILITGMLSNRSIAFGIATACRRQGAELAFTYADERVAARVRELAADFSSELVFPCDVASDTQIDAALASLRAHWSQLDGLVHAIGYAPREALSGGFLDGLSRDSFRIAHDISAYSFPALASAALPMLAPRAVLLTLSYLGAQRTLPHYNVMGLAKASLEASVRYLAAALGGRGVRVNAISAGPLRTLAAAGIRDFGKILEHVANTAALRRNIDSEEVGNVAAFLLSDLASGMTGQVSYVDAGYRCMAAPLDLAD; this is encoded by the coding sequence ATGGGCATTCTCAGTGGGAAGCGCATCCTGATCACCGGGATGCTTTCCAACCGGTCGATCGCGTTTGGCATCGCCACCGCATGCCGGCGCCAAGGCGCCGAACTGGCCTTCACCTATGCCGACGAACGTGTCGCGGCGCGCGTGCGCGAACTGGCGGCGGACTTCAGCAGCGAACTGGTCTTTCCCTGCGACGTTGCCAGCGATACGCAGATCGACGCGGCCCTGGCTTCGCTGCGCGCCCACTGGTCGCAGCTCGATGGCCTGGTCCATGCGATCGGCTACGCGCCGCGCGAGGCGTTGTCGGGCGGCTTCCTCGACGGGCTGTCGCGCGACAGCTTCCGCATCGCGCACGATATTTCCGCCTACAGCTTCCCCGCACTCGCCAGCGCCGCGCTGCCGATGCTGGCACCACGCGCCGTCTTGCTGACACTGTCTTACCTGGGCGCGCAGCGTACGCTGCCGCACTACAACGTGATGGGGCTGGCCAAGGCCTCCCTCGAAGCCAGCGTACGGTACCTTGCCGCCGCACTGGGCGGGCGCGGCGTGCGTGTGAACGCCATCTCGGCGGGCCCACTGCGCACGCTGGCTGCCGCCGGCATCCGCGATTTCGGCAAGATCCTGGAACACGTGGCAAACACTGCGGCATTGCGGCGCAATATCGACAGTGAAGAAGTTGGCAACGTGGCGGCGTTCCTGCTATCGGATCTTGCCAGCGGCATGACGGGGCAGGTCAGCTATGTTGACGCCGGATACCGGTGCATGGCAGCCCCGCTCGACCTGGCAGATTAG
- a CDS encoding Crp/Fnr family transcriptional regulator gives MADPIPFARMPLFRGIDAEVLDALRQAATPQHLRKGEFLFRRGEACQGLYVVVEGLVKLALPTAPASERTLERAIEVFGPGAIFGEDALFLDAPQVADCQAQARTTVLHVSKLALWGAVERDPLVSTQLLRNLSGRLHTLMRDIEAVSLQNALQRVASFLHEQAQAGRRTWLACTQRVIASKLGVTPETLSRVMSRFSAQKLVKLERGKIFLLDAEGLARQVAASNER, from the coding sequence ATGGCTGACCCGATCCCATTCGCGCGGATGCCGTTGTTTCGCGGCATCGATGCCGAAGTCCTGGATGCCCTGCGCCAGGCCGCTACGCCGCAGCACCTGCGCAAAGGGGAGTTCCTGTTTCGCCGCGGCGAGGCCTGCCAGGGCCTGTATGTCGTCGTCGAGGGCCTGGTGAAGCTGGCCCTGCCGACGGCGCCGGCCAGCGAGCGCACGCTGGAGCGCGCCATCGAGGTGTTCGGGCCGGGCGCCATCTTCGGCGAGGACGCCTTATTCCTCGATGCGCCGCAGGTCGCGGATTGCCAGGCGCAGGCGCGCACGACGGTGCTGCATGTTAGCAAGCTTGCGCTATGGGGCGCGGTCGAGCGCGATCCGCTAGTGTCCACCCAGCTGCTGCGCAACCTGTCCGGACGGCTGCATACGCTGATGCGCGATATCGAGGCCGTCAGCCTGCAGAATGCCTTGCAGCGTGTGGCAAGTTTCCTGCATGAGCAGGCGCAGGCGGGCCGGCGCACGTGGCTGGCCTGCACGCAGCGTGTGATCGCATCGAAGCTGGGTGTCACGCCGGAGACGCTGTCGCGCGTGATGAGCCGGTTCTCGGCGCAAAAGCTGGTGAAGCTGGAGCGAGGGAAGATCTTCCTGCTCGATGCGGAAGGACTGGCGCGACAGGTTGCCGCCTCAAACGAGAGGTGA
- a CDS encoding hemerythrin domain-containing protein, whose amino-acid sequence MSTGIETLVQQHRGCDDALGQLETALRGGDWDLIAGALARLEAELSGNFEAEESRLFPAFERAIGFAGGPTSVMRHEHEEVRVLLDNAREWLELRDGNALAAEIDTLVVLLQQHNVKEENVLFPMCRAQVPDLDAVLAGIA is encoded by the coding sequence ATGTCCACTGGAATCGAAACACTGGTGCAGCAGCATCGCGGGTGCGATGACGCGCTCGGGCAGCTGGAGACCGCCCTGCGCGGCGGCGACTGGGATCTCATTGCAGGCGCCCTTGCGCGGCTGGAGGCGGAGCTGTCGGGCAACTTCGAGGCGGAGGAATCCCGGCTGTTTCCCGCGTTCGAGCGGGCCATCGGCTTTGCCGGTGGCCCGACCTCGGTCATGCGCCACGAACATGAAGAGGTGAGGGTCCTGCTGGACAATGCGCGCGAATGGCTGGAACTGCGCGACGGTAATGCGCTGGCCGCCGAGATCGACACGCTGGTGGTATTGCTGCAGCAGCACAACGTGAAGGAAGAGAACGTGCTCTTTCCCATGTGCCGCGCACAGGTACCGGATCTGGACGCGGTGCTGGCCGGCATCGCCTGA
- a CDS encoding type IV pili methyl-accepting chemotaxis transducer N-terminal domain-containing protein produces the protein MPDSGADLATLPALRHRLSTRIISLSLASLLVVLAMIAGTLWLSWKLEGAGAAINDAGSLRMRANRVAIELTLSQAGKPNALDDQIAALDNTLAQLRKGNPARPLFLPDEPAIHAQLDRVVDGWQHRLKPLARAGGLMAGQATTAYIDALPSFVTQADRLVGMIEHVSASKTDLLRVSQAGLAAMACVGTVAVIYLLYLWIILPVLRLQDGLRRMAAREFSLRLPVETRDEFGTLNEGFNRMASELQDLYRDLEARVAQKTAELAHQNRDLETLYEMAAFLNQATDAEAMCNGFLQRVMRQFDADGGSVRAFDDVRGKLPLMTSIGLPAALSGAAQCVSVKACHCGDATTQSVIAIQDLRHAPARAAGPVSPSPCTRNGFQALAAFRIGSLRGATGVFALHFREPRELPPSDRQLLETLGRHLGTALEQLRLSDSARQLAVVEERNLVAQGLHDSIAQGLNFLNLQVQLLADAVGRDDLPEAREIVPMLRHGVEESYQDVRELLNNFRSRLTPGELRPAVEATVERFRRQCRTEATLIVDDGGDVLPLHPEQQLQVLFILQEALSNVRKHALAAHVTVRLSHGRDFRLVVHDDGEGFDPADLAQRSDAHIGLNIMRERAARLNARLQIDSQPGAGVRIALLLPRGEQQPDAMAASQLQNTFP, from the coding sequence ATGCCCGACTCCGGCGCCGATCTCGCCACGCTGCCCGCATTGCGGCACCGGCTTTCGACACGCATCATTTCGCTGTCGCTTGCATCGCTGTTGGTCGTCCTGGCCATGATCGCCGGCACGCTGTGGCTGTCGTGGAAGCTCGAAGGCGCCGGCGCGGCGATCAACGATGCCGGCAGCCTGCGCATGCGCGCCAACCGCGTTGCCATCGAGCTCACACTATCGCAGGCCGGCAAGCCCAATGCGCTGGACGACCAGATCGCCGCGCTCGACAACACGCTCGCCCAGCTGCGCAAGGGCAACCCCGCCCGGCCACTGTTTCTGCCGGACGAGCCGGCCATTCACGCACAGCTCGACCGCGTGGTGGACGGCTGGCAGCACCGGCTCAAGCCCTTGGCGCGGGCCGGCGGGCTAATGGCCGGCCAGGCCACGACTGCCTACATCGACGCCCTGCCCAGCTTCGTCACGCAGGCCGACCGCTTGGTCGGCATGATCGAGCACGTCAGCGCCAGCAAGACCGATTTGCTGCGCGTGTCGCAGGCCGGCCTGGCGGCCATGGCCTGCGTGGGCACGGTGGCAGTGATCTACCTGCTTTACCTGTGGATCATCCTGCCGGTGCTGCGGCTGCAGGACGGTCTGAGGCGCATGGCGGCGCGCGAGTTCTCGCTGCGCCTGCCCGTGGAGACCCGCGACGAGTTCGGCACTCTGAATGAAGGCTTCAACCGCATGGCCAGCGAGCTGCAGGATCTCTACCGGGACCTGGAAGCACGCGTGGCGCAGAAGACCGCCGAACTGGCGCACCAGAACCGCGACCTGGAAACGCTGTACGAGATGGCCGCGTTCCTCAATCAGGCGACCGATGCCGAAGCCATGTGCAACGGTTTCCTGCAGCGCGTAATGCGGCAGTTCGATGCGGACGGCGGCAGCGTGCGTGCCTTTGACGATGTCCGCGGCAAGTTGCCGCTGATGACGTCGATCGGCTTGCCAGCGGCACTGTCCGGTGCCGCGCAATGCGTGTCGGTCAAGGCGTGCCACTGCGGCGACGCGACCACGCAGTCCGTGATCGCCATCCAGGACCTGCGCCATGCGCCGGCCCGCGCCGCCGGCCCGGTCAGCCCCTCGCCCTGCACGCGCAATGGCTTCCAGGCGCTGGCCGCATTCCGCATCGGGAGCCTGCGCGGCGCAACCGGCGTCTTCGCCCTGCATTTCCGCGAGCCGCGCGAGCTGCCGCCTTCGGACCGCCAGTTGCTGGAAACCCTCGGCCGGCACCTCGGCACCGCGCTGGAACAGCTACGTCTGTCCGACTCCGCCCGCCAGCTGGCCGTGGTGGAGGAGCGCAACCTGGTCGCACAGGGGCTGCACGACAGCATCGCGCAAGGTCTGAACTTCCTCAACCTGCAGGTGCAGTTGCTTGCCGATGCTGTGGGCCGCGACGACCTTCCCGAAGCGCGCGAGATCGTGCCGATGCTGCGCCACGGCGTGGAAGAGAGCTACCAGGACGTGCGCGAGCTGCTGAACAACTTCCGCTCGCGGCTGACGCCGGGCGAGTTGCGTCCGGCCGTGGAAGCGACCGTGGAACGCTTCCGCCGCCAATGCCGCACCGAGGCCACGCTGATCGTTGACGATGGCGGCGACGTCCTGCCACTGCATCCGGAGCAGCAGCTGCAGGTGCTGTTCATCCTGCAGGAGGCGCTTTCCAATGTACGCAAACACGCGCTGGCGGCTCACGTCACCGTGCGGCTCAGCCACGGCCGCGATTTCCGGCTGGTGGTACACGACGACGGCGAAGGCTTCGACCCTGCCGACCTCGCGCAACGCAGCGACGCCCACATCGGCCTGAACATCATGCGCGAACGCGCCGCGCGCCTGAACGCCCGGCTGCAGATCGACAGCCAGCCGGGGGCAGGCGTGCGCATCGCACTGCTGTTGCCGCGCGGCGAACAACAACCCGACGCCATGGCTGCCAGCCAACTCCAAAATACCTTCCCATGA
- a CDS encoding response regulator translates to MTICILLIDDHTLFRSGIRALLQRQADFEIVDEAADGVEDIKRAKQRRPDVILLDLNMPGLSGLEALQLLVEDLPDSAVIVLTVSEEAEELAIALRSGARGYLLKNIETEALTSAIRRAAAGEPVISESMTAKLVAQFRAPAPAAVAVPQQVDTARLTVREREIVQELARGESNKEIARTLGVAASTVKIHVQNILKKLNLASRVQVAVYAVEHRLTETG, encoded by the coding sequence ATGACCATCTGCATCCTGCTGATCGATGACCACACGCTGTTTCGCTCCGGCATCCGGGCCCTGCTGCAGCGGCAGGCCGATTTCGAAATCGTCGACGAGGCCGCCGACGGCGTGGAGGACATCAAGCGCGCCAAGCAGCGCCGGCCCGATGTCATCCTGCTGGACCTGAACATGCCCGGCCTGTCCGGGCTGGAAGCGCTCCAGCTGCTGGTGGAAGATCTTCCCGATAGCGCAGTGATCGTGCTGACCGTGTCCGAAGAGGCCGAGGAGCTTGCCATCGCACTGCGCAGCGGCGCGCGCGGCTACCTGCTTAAGAACATCGAGACCGAGGCCCTGACCAGCGCCATCCGCCGTGCTGCGGCCGGTGAACCCGTGATCTCCGAAAGCATGACCGCCAAGCTCGTCGCGCAGTTCCGCGCCCCCGCGCCCGCCGCTGTCGCTGTTCCTCAGCAGGTCGACACGGCGCGGCTCACGGTACGCGAGCGCGAGATCGTTCAGGAACTGGCCCGCGGCGAGAGCAACAAGGAAATCGCGCGCACCCTGGGCGTGGCTGCGAGCACCGTGAAGATCCACGTGCAGAACATCCTGAAGAAGCTTAACCTCGCCAGCCGCGTGCAGGTCGCCGTCTACGCAGTCGAGCACCGCCTGACCGAAACTGGCTGA
- a CDS encoding NnrS family protein, which produces METIPILPARGPRKSPEAGPPPRGFALFALGFRPFYLGGAIFSAVAIALWAAMLAGITSVGSSASLPPMLWHAHEMVFGFAVAIVIGFLFTAGRAWTGQPTPTGPLLACLFLLWLAGRIAMWTASGEAALVIDGAFLPLAALAFTRALVKGGSRRNYPLALALWLLAAANIVSLWLQSQGQTDGALRACQAGVALISLFVIVIGGRVIPMFTTNAIPGFRLRQYRNVDRAVVPAGVLGLAAGLLPLPGWLGAVLSLLAAFVLGIRVWGWRGHAVGNRPLLWVLHLAYAWLPLAFVLQAGAVLGLWMPGIATHAFTVGVLGGAIIAMITRTALGHTGRMLVAGRAETIAYWLVAAAALLRVLGPLLWPAGYRHWLYGAALCWVAGFGLYALTYAPRLMRPRVDGKPG; this is translated from the coding sequence ATGGAAACCATTCCCATCCTGCCCGCGCGCGGTCCACGCAAATCGCCGGAGGCCGGGCCGCCACCGCGCGGCTTTGCCCTCTTCGCGCTGGGTTTCCGGCCCTTCTACCTGGGCGGCGCAATATTCAGCGCCGTTGCCATTGCGCTTTGGGCCGCGATGCTGGCGGGCATCACCAGCGTGGGATCCTCGGCATCGCTGCCGCCGATGCTGTGGCATGCGCATGAGATGGTGTTTGGCTTTGCGGTGGCCATCGTGATTGGCTTTCTGTTCACCGCTGGGCGTGCATGGACCGGCCAGCCGACACCGACCGGGCCGCTGCTGGCCTGCCTGTTCCTGCTGTGGCTGGCGGGGCGTATCGCGATGTGGACCGCGTCGGGCGAGGCGGCGCTGGTGATCGACGGTGCGTTCCTGCCGCTGGCCGCGCTGGCCTTCACGCGCGCGCTGGTGAAAGGCGGCAGCCGGCGTAACTATCCGCTGGCGCTGGCACTATGGCTGCTGGCAGCCGCGAACATCGTCAGCCTCTGGCTGCAATCGCAAGGGCAGACCGATGGCGCGCTGCGCGCTTGCCAGGCCGGCGTGGCGCTCATCTCCCTGTTCGTGATCGTGATTGGCGGGCGGGTGATTCCGATGTTCACGACCAACGCGATTCCCGGTTTCCGCCTGCGGCAGTACCGCAACGTCGACCGCGCAGTGGTGCCGGCGGGTGTGCTGGGACTGGCGGCCGGGCTGCTTCCTTTGCCCGGCTGGCTAGGCGCCGTGCTGTCACTATTGGCGGCGTTCGTGCTGGGAATTCGCGTGTGGGGCTGGCGCGGCCATGCGGTGGGCAACCGGCCGCTGCTGTGGGTGCTGCACCTGGCCTATGCGTGGCTGCCTCTGGCATTCGTGCTGCAGGCCGGAGCGGTGCTCGGACTATGGATGCCCGGCATCGCCACGCATGCCTTTACTGTGGGCGTGCTGGGCGGCGCCATCATCGCCATGATCACGCGCACGGCGCTGGGTCATACCGGCCGCATGCTGGTGGCCGGCCGCGCCGAGACCATCGCGTACTGGCTGGTGGCTGCCGCCGCGCTACTGCGCGTGCTCGGGCCACTGCTGTGGCCGGCCGGATACCGGCACTGGCTCTACGGCGCGGCCCTGTGCTGGGTGGCCGGGTTCGGGCTCTATGCGCTGACGTATGCGCCGCGGCTGATGCGGCCGCGGGTGGATGGCAAGCCGGGTTGA
- a CDS encoding MFS transporter, with protein sequence MATPHPARAPIPPGAYTTLASSTFAFTICFAVWMLFAVLGIPLKKELGLNDTEFGLLAATPVLSGSLIRVPLGLWTDRYGGRIVFFVLMLATVIPIWLISYAHSLWQLLVLGLFVGLAGGSFSVGTPYVARWFPRSRQGLAMGIFGAGNSGAALTKFVAPAMILAAGTWEIVPRVYSLAMLATALVFWVFSRSNPAHLVKSSTGWREQLSMLRDPRVWRYSQYYSVVFGGYVGLSLWMTKYYIGEYGFDIKTAAFLAACFSLPGGALRAIGGWISDRYGAHRTTWWVMWVSWVGFFLLSYPQTDFIVQTTSGPQGFRIALTPTVFTLLLFVVGIAFAIGKASVFKFISNDFNHNIGAVSGVVGLAGGLGGFVLPILFGMLADLTGIRSSCFMLMYGTVCVSLVWMHYSHRTERQRKEQAVGLTQPA encoded by the coding sequence ATGGCCACCCCACATCCCGCGCGGGCGCCGATCCCGCCCGGTGCCTATACGACGCTGGCATCCAGCACTTTCGCCTTCACCATCTGCTTTGCCGTCTGGATGCTGTTCGCGGTGCTCGGCATTCCGCTCAAGAAGGAACTCGGCCTGAACGACACCGAGTTCGGGCTGCTGGCGGCAACGCCAGTCCTGAGCGGCTCGCTGATCCGCGTGCCGCTAGGCCTCTGGACCGACCGCTACGGCGGCCGCATCGTCTTCTTCGTGCTGATGCTGGCCACCGTGATCCCGATCTGGCTGATCTCGTACGCGCACAGCCTGTGGCAACTGCTGGTGCTGGGCCTGTTCGTCGGCCTGGCCGGCGGCTCATTCTCGGTGGGCACGCCGTATGTGGCGCGCTGGTTCCCGCGCTCGCGCCAGGGCCTGGCGATGGGCATCTTCGGCGCCGGCAACTCGGGCGCGGCGCTGACCAAGTTCGTCGCGCCGGCGATGATCCTGGCCGCCGGCACTTGGGAAATCGTGCCGCGCGTCTATTCGCTGGCGATGCTCGCCACCGCGCTGGTGTTCTGGGTGTTCTCGCGCAGCAACCCCGCGCACCTGGTCAAGTCCAGCACCGGCTGGCGCGAGCAGCTTTCCATGCTGCGCGACCCGCGCGTGTGGCGCTACTCGCAGTACTACTCGGTGGTGTTCGGCGGCTACGTGGGCCTGTCGCTGTGGATGACCAAGTACTACATCGGCGAATACGGTTTCGACATCAAGACCGCCGCCTTCCTGGCCGCCTGCTTCTCGCTGCCCGGCGGCGCGCTGCGTGCCATCGGCGGCTGGATCTCCGACCGCTACGGCGCGCACCGCACCACCTGGTGGGTGATGTGGGTGAGCTGGGTCGGCTTCTTCCTGCTGAGCTATCCGCAGACGGACTTCATCGTCCAGACCACCAGCGGTCCGCAGGGGTTCCGCATCGCGCTGACGCCCACGGTGTTCACCTTGCTGCTGTTCGTGGTCGGCATCGCCTTCGCCATCGGCAAGGCCTCGGTGTTCAAGTTCATCTCCAACGACTTCAACCACAACATCGGCGCGGTTTCCGGCGTGGTGGGCCTGGCTGGCGGGCTGGGTGGCTTTGTCCTGCCCATTCTGTTCGGCATGCTGGCCGACCTCACCGGCATCCGCAGCAGCTGCTTCATGCTGATGTACGGCACCGTGTGCGTGAGCCTGGTGTGGATGCACTACAGCCACCGCACCGAACGCCAGCGCAAGGAACAGGCAGTGGGCCTGACCCAGCCGGCCTGA